In Brachypodium distachyon strain Bd21 chromosome 5, Brachypodium_distachyon_v3.0, whole genome shotgun sequence, the genomic window CATACGCGCGTACACGTTAAAGGCCGGGTTGATCCGTACTACGTAAATGTACGTACTCGCTCGGTTGGAGCTCCGGAATTGAAATGCGAGACGTTGGCTAGCTGGCTTAGCAAGCTGCAGTGCAGTAACCGTTGGCGTATACGTAATGCGTTTAACGTTATGGCGAGCACGTTAATGGCCTGGGCTTTGATCCGTACGTGCAAGAATCTTTGTACTACTGCCCACGGGCCACGAGTGACGTGCGTCGTATCGTACCGACGGTAAGAGCTAGCAGCAGTAACTGCATGGTTCCTTCTCTAGATCAGAATAGATGTTGCTGCAGGGCCTGCAGCCGAGTGAGGACTGCGAGGAGTAAAAGATGGGAGTACGAGCTAGGCATTCTCGTCGTTTACAGTATTGGATTCGATGATCAAGACATGAATTGATGGACCTGTCGCCGATGAGTAAAGGCAGCAAATACAGCCTGATACATTCTCCTTCGTTAAATCCAAGTCCCCCCCTCCAGTACTCAAACTCAAGTTTCGTGCAGGGAGCCCAGATTtcgtgtgtatatatattaaCCCAACGTACTACAAATCTGTAAGCAATGTGCATTCTCCATGCGTCGAAACCAGCTGCCGCTGTTAATTCCGGCTGGAGAGAGATTTCCTGATCGAGAGCAGTATTAGTACATTCGACGATCTGCAGTACTACCGTCTACAGGTGCGCCCGTTGGAGAAAAGCAATAAACGCCAGGAGTGTGAACCCCAAGCTGCACGGCACGTGagtatacgtacgtacgtacacatCCCCGTGTTTAAGACCGAGCCAACAGTCGCATACCCGTACGGGCCGTACCGCACCAGATTTACCACTGATCCGAGATCCCGACACgcagtactagtactacttcTCTGCTACCTGTACACGGAAGTCCCCTGTGCACACAGCAGTTACTGCAGTTGCGTGGCGCAGCGCAGGCCTAGACTAGAATCTGCCGCGCGACACGACGGGCGACCATTGTCCGATAGGCTCGAGAACCGATCTCCCCTTATCCATGTGGCCATGCCAATCGCGTATACTCTACCACCAGCCTTTCCGGAGAACCCAACAGTCCATCCATCAGATCTCTCACGTGCCTGCCAAGGAGGGGAAGGGgactgctgccgctgctcgaTGTCTGAACGTGCCTGTACCGTCTTCCCCTGCTGTGCGCCTGCGCTTTCCTGACCGGCCACCACGCGACAGACGGCAGATCAATCCCGGCTGAGCTCCACGCGAATATCACGCCGCTGCTTTGCTCCCCCGCATAGCAAAATCTGCCACAAGAAAGAGAGGGCGATTCGGCGGGGCAGGGAGCAGCAAGCACCATCGGCTCCTCGTCCTTCATTCCTGCTCATGCATGCTGCGTTTCACTTTCACAGCAGTCCGTCCACCACATGCATTTCCCTCGTCTCTCTCGGCTACAAGCGGCGGAGGGCTTCTTGCCGTCCAGAAACCAACTGGAgcaatttctttctttcttttgggctAGTATCGAGGTTGCGTGTGGTGCCTCAGCTTTGTGATTTGCCTCGCTTCGGCTTCGAGGACCGTGCGCAAGGATTTCCGTCGGCAGATTAAACAATGACGCAGTGTCGGGTAAAGGAGAACCAGGCTTGCTCTGTGAACTGGGAAAGAGAGCACTTGGATAGCTTGATCGATTGGTTAGCTATCCCTTTGGCAATGATTACAGTTCCAGCTTAGATTTTGGTAAATCTGGTCATTTTGATGCGAGCCTGATGAACCCATGGGCCATGGGTTTCGTGTCATCCAGTTGTTCCCGTCGCACGACCCTTCCGTGCACCCTCAAACCATGTTAGATGCTCACTTATTTTTCTAGTAGTGTatgtctttcctttttcttttcgaaaccGGGAATGTTTGTTTTTGGAGAATCGTTACTTAAATAATTGAAGCTGTCTTGACAAGCTGGTTTAGTGGACTCCGTTCTCAACGTAGTTGTTGTGCTGGCCACTTCTCCTAGTCTTTCACATCGCGATGATCACATGCAGAGTATTGTGTGCATGCGAAAATGCCTGCGGAGTACTCCCTTCGTACGTACGAGGCACTCATCCTAAAATTACAAATTTAACTAgcaaatataaattatatttcataaaaatatatatcctTAGATTCGTAATCAAatgaactttctaatgatatatcTTTTAggtcatataatttatattttgatagTTAAATTGATGATCTTGAGACGCGTGCGTGTCTCATAtattgggacggaggaagtatcaatTTGGGatagagaagagaagagaagagacaAAAGTAAACTACCTCTGGACGGCTGAACGGTTGCAATTTCAACTACTCGGCCCAATACTACTTGGCGACCGGCCCAATCTTATGAACGGCCACCGGCCTCTTTCCACTCGATACACCCGATGATGATAAAACTTTCTAAAAATTGTGAAAATAGTTGAGAACATTGACATACCATGAATCTATCATTATCCCAGAATTAAAGACTCGACCTACAACTTGTTAAACAAAAAGACGAACATGTTATGAATAGTTGTTGATAAAAATTGGGACACAACTCGGGCGAAAAGGTCCTCCGATTTCCTAACAATCACAAAAGTAAATTTATAAATACGTCATTGGATCACCTAGCGACGGCAACAAGCGCCTGAACGAGCCAAAGACCACCATCCTCGCCTCTAGTCTCACCATCGGGGGCGGACAAAGCTTGCCAAAAGAGAACTTTGTTGTACTAGACGATGGGGAAGTGGTTCTGCACTCCTGCTAAGGCCCCAGGAGACCAAGGCACTAGAACAGTAATCATCGATAAAGATGAAAAACTTAGGTTGGAAGAGTTAGGGCTGAAACCACACCAATGAACACGAAAGCCGACCGGACCCACAACCGGACCCACAGGGATTCACCGGAAACCCGACACTTTGTCCagcatgttttttcttgttttaccaTTTGCGAAGGTTATTCATCACAACACATGCACATTTAGCTACCGTCTATTCTACTCTAGTGTATCCTAATGCTTTTCAGATTCCTCACTAGAGCACCCAATGGCTGCATCCCACCACCGATCATCTAGGTACAAACCAAACAAAGTACAATCAGGGAAGAAGATCCCCTGACCAATCGTGCCCCAGTCTATGACACGTAGACCCCAGATGCCGATGGCCCTATGGTAGAACCTCACAATGCCACAGCGCACAAAGCCGCCGCGATCACGTAACTGGCGGCCCGACCCAGCGCTCGGCAAGCCGAGCTCTTGGCATCCAGCGTTCCTCCCGCCTTACCCCCCGGGGTCTTCGTCGCGTCACCGTCCGATGGCGGCGTCGTGCCGTCCGGCGAGGGCGGGATCGCCTCGACGGCGGGCTGGGCGTGGAAGATGGCGTCCGGGAGCAGCACCCTGTCGATCTCGTACACGGCCATGGGCGGCATCTCGTAGACGGGCCGGACGACCTTGGCGTCGGCCCAGCTCGACACCACGCGGATGGCGCCCGCGTCGTACGTCACGTTCACCGTGTACAGCCCCCCCGCGAACGTCGTCACGGGGCTCACCCGGCTCAGCGCGTCGAACTCCTTGAGCGCGTAGTGCCTCGCCAGCGCGTGGTACATCATCAGGCTCTTCACCTGGTGCTTCTTCAGACCCGACAGCACCTGCGATCAACAAATCATCGAGAAAACCATTATATATCATCGGTAGATGATCGATCATCTGTTCTTGTGTCTTGGAGTACTTGATTACCGAGGGCTCGATGGCGGCGAAGGCCCTGTCGGTGGGGACGAGGATGGTGATGCCATGGTGGGTGCGGTGCGCCTGGATCTCGAACACCTCCACGAGGCCGGTCTGCTGGAGGTACATGACGAAGGTCTGGAAGCGCCCGCCGGGGGCTAGGATATAGGTGAGGTTGCGGCGGCTGCCATGGGCGAAGCTCtgtggaggcggcgccgggggcgaATCGGCGAGCACACGGCGGTGCGCACCGGCGAGCGGAAGGGATAGAGAGAGTGCGGTGGCGATGAGGAGCGAAACGGCGAGATTCATTGGCTGGGCGAGATCTTGGTGCAAGGCGTACCTGACCCGGGCCGAGTTTAGGCTGTCAACTGAACCTGTAGCTGCCGCGGAGGAACAAGTTAGTGGAGGAACGAATTTTGTCCGATTTTCGTGCACAGCAGCGAGCTGGATCTCTGAATTCCTATTTTTCAGGCCGTTCAGAGGTTTCAGGATGGCGCAAAGTGCAAACGGTGATCATGTTCACGTCTTGAACCCAACGCGCCGATTGTAGCGGTGCCGGTATGTACCGGCAGCGCTGCCACCGTCGGATGCAGCTCCGCGATTCCCACTCACCCAATTGGTATTTCATTTTCTGAAACTTATACGCAGCCGGTTCGGTCGGTGGATTGGTCCGTATTCGATGCCGTGTGCTATACCTGGGCCTGGCTATCCGTGAAAATCGCCCGTTCTCTCTCTcgtctctttctttctcccgATCTGGATCGGGCCGCcagccgccgtcgtcggcgaTCTGCGCCGCCGGGATGCCTGcagcctcctccgcctgcgaCGCCGTTGAATCCCACTGAAGGCTCGACCACCGGTGCCTGCAACCGCCTCTGAGGTGGACACTGTCGAAccccgccacgccgccgcctcccccccccccccccccccccctctctctctctctcgtgcgacggcctccaccgcctcggaccacgccgccgcccctggaTGCTGCGGCCGCGACCtcccacggccgccgccgcacctccGGCCCGGATCCGGTGCGCGGCCGCCTGATTCCGCAGCCTCTGCCCCGGATCCGCCGGGAAGGCTAGCTGCGGGAGGCTCGGCGCCCGCCTCCAAATTTCCAACCGCCTCCCTCCGCCCGGGCAGGCCCGCGAGCGCGTGCAGGGTTGGGGCGCGTGGGCGCTGCGCTCGCTCCAGCGGCCGCCGTCTGCCGCCGACCGGCCCACCATTGCACCCGCCTCAACGATCCTCGAGGCCTACCTCGAGgaagatttggatttgattGCAATCTTGGATCACAAGCAGGATTTGATTGCAACCTTGGATTGCAATTTTTTCTGTAAGATTGCAATCGGTCATATATCAGTTTTGGTTTGCAAATCTGGATCATAAGATTTATGTACCATTGATTTGGTGTGGTGTATTGCCTTTGGATTGCAAGATTTTGATTGCAGCCAATGAAATATCGGAAATTTGATGTATGTACCATTGATACCTCACTCAAATTTGATAGATACAGCATTGAAATCCATGATTTTGTTTCACGCCAAtcaaatttcaaacaaatgTCATCAATATCTCATTGAAAATTCACAGATACACCATTGATATCTCATCGGTAACGTTAATTTTATTCTATACCGTTCGAAATAACAAAAATTCATATATTCACCATTGAAATTTTAATCAATATATCAATGACATATACCAAAGGTTTAGCGTATACGAATAAAATATACCATTCATATACCATATACCAATGAAATATATCCGTGCCTGGATTTAGAGGTGGGCCTAGGCTGGCGCCACATGGTGACGCAACAGAGACTAGCCCCAACACCCGAAGGTGATCGAGACGTTGAAAAAGTAGCGTCTCAATGATTGTCTACCTGCTCCAATATAATATACCATTTATATACCATACACCGATATAATATACCATACACCAATGTAATATACCATTTATATACCATCTACAGTACAATATACCATACGCTTAACATTTAGGAATTAAAATATACCATTCATATATCATATACGAATACTGGCCTAGGCTAGTTCCATGTGGCGGCGCGTGAGAGGTTGGCCCAACACTGGTAGGTGACGGAGCTGGTAAAAAAGCATGTTATTTCAACATGTCATCATGTACCATTCATGTGGTTTTTGGTTTCTCATTTACCATGTTCCAAAATTTGCATTTTGTTAGAATGTGTTTTGAAGGGTCATATCCTTTTTAGGATTCTCGTGCTTGGTGTTCTTGATTCCAATTTGAGCTGTTGCTAACCTGTACTTGGTAACGCTATTCCATGTGGAAGCCTAGAAACCCCCTTTCGTCGGACGCCTAGGAGCTCGCCTGACTAAAAATGTATTCTTAACTTCACTTGTGCTAAATTGTTGTTATTGTATTTACTAATATTGTTGGTACATGATATATGAATGGTATATTTCATTGATATATGATATGTGAACAGTATATTTCATTACTATATGGTACAGGAACGGTATATTTCATTAGTATATGGAATACAAACGGTATCTTTCATTGTATGAAACAACAATCTCTATATGAATGATATATTTCCTTAGTACGTGGTATATGAATTGTATATTTCATTGGTACATAACTTATGAATGGTATATTTCGGTGGTATATGGTATAAGAATGGTATATATCGATGATATATGGCATATGAATGATATATTTCATTGGTATATGTACACAAAAAACACGTGTGTCGGTTAGGCAACACAAGGCGACGTGTGGCTAGTGGTATGCCACCGGTAGGCGACGGAGCCGGCGGACAACTGTAGGTTTTGTGCTCCGGGAAAATAAGGGGGGCCTGAAAAGACTGAGGCCCGTAAAAATCTGAGATAAGGATTCTGCTCCGCGTTCGTTTTTCTTATTCTACTTTCTTCAAGTCATCGATCATTTCAGGTTTCCTGTAGAACTCCATGTAGGAGTATCAGCCTATATTTTCGTTTTTAGCTATGCATCACGCATTCACCTCACTTTTAATGGGGGATAAATCCACAGATTTCTGCAACTAATCTTCAGTTTCAATATGAATAACAATGAAAAAtcagaaaacaacaaaatatttCCTGTGCATTCACGTtcattcaaatattttctgtaGAATCACATTGATACGGCTACTATAAAACAGCAAGAATGTATGTGGACATTCAAATTGGTTCAGCGTACAGCCTAACATCTAAGCATTGATTCAGGGGTCCCCTTGATTCAGTTACAGAACAACATCACTTTTCCtgtacaacaaaaaaaaacagctctAACTTCGGTAAAGCAGCAACCCCATCTTCAGCGAACAACAGACCATCTCTAAATTCAACAAACAACGGCAATCACAGCATCAACGAACAGCAGGCCATGAATGTTCAGCAAACAACAGAGGACGAACAAAATCTGAAAATAGCGGCGATAGGACGAACAGGGCAGTGCTGAGAAGGGGATGGATCTGGCCCGACTGCCCGCTGGgccaaaccctagccccagCCCGGCGCCTCGCGCCACTCGGCCTGCTAATGGATCCGGCCGCGCCACTTCCAGCAGCATCCGCACCCGCCACCATCGAGGAGGGAGCCGCCGCTCGGCTCCGTCGGCCGACGAGGGCGTGGGCGTGGACGACGATTCCGCGAGCTGTGGTGGTCTCGGTACCTCCAGCTGGAGCAGCACTCAGGAGCGCGAGTCCCGGGAACGGAAGGAGGACGAAAGCAGACGGGAGGGCTTGCAGGCCGACGGTGGGAggcgaggcagcagcagcgctcGGCCGCTCGGGGCCTCATGCGGTTGGGGAAATATGGGATTAGGAGGAACACAGGGCATATACAGAATACGGTCTGACACAAACCTCGGGCAGTACCAATCGGGGGCGAGCAGGTCGCGCAATAGCGTGCCGGCTATAAAACACTTTTGCGTCTTGAACCATGCATTCAACATCAGTGCATCACCTCACCTCTCTCTAAAAACTGTGTATGGACATTGAACATGCAGGAAATTCATTCCATGCATTCGTGATTAACGGtttagataaaaaaaacccGAGTGTACAAGCAAAATTTTGCAGAATATCTGAAGAGAAAACTTCGCAGGTCTCTGTATGGGAAGAAGATCCACCGGCAATACATAAGTACATGACAGTGATACGCGCCACTCCGCGCGCAGCAAACGAATTAACGAATTCTTTCCAAGAGGACTTTCACCGGACACGCCAACGATGAGAATGATCCAACTACACCAGAACCCCCGACACCATCAGAACCAAAGAGCCAAGCAGCAGGCGCCCAGTGCCAACCCGGCTCGACGAGCTTTTGCCGCCGGCATTGTCCTTGGCACCCGCGCCGGGCGCGGCGTCCATCGCCTTGCcgggcaccggcgccggcgctggaaCGGGCACGGGCGCCACCTCGGGAGCCGTCGGGAAGATCTCCTTGGGCAGCAGCACCCTGTCCAGCGCGTACACGGCCACGGGCCGCGTGGAGTAcacgctgctgacgagcttcGCGGCGGCCCAGCCCGACACGACGCCGGTCTTCCCGGCCTTGTCGGTGACGTTCACGCTGTACGCGAACATGGAGACCGGGGTCGACGACGCGGCCAGCGCCGAGAAGACCGAGAGCGGGTAGTACTTGGGCGCGGCGTGGTGGAGCATCAGCGACCGGAGCCGGTCGGCCGTGAGGTTTGAGAGCGCGGCCGAGTCCACGGCCGCGAATGCCGAGTCCTGGGGCGCGAACACCGTGATGCCGTGGCCGCCCTGTTCTTCGGTGTCGTTGGCCTGGCTCTGGAAGGTCTTGATCACGTCCGTCTTGGTGAGGTAGTCCAGGAACGTGCCGTAGGGCCCCGCCAGGGAGAGTAACTCGGCGAGGTCCACGTGGCGCGGCGCgggagccggcgccggggtcTCGATGGTGATGATCGGCGCCCTCTGTGACAGCGCCCCGCGGGAGAGCGCGAGGCAGAGCAATGCGCTGACGAGAACAGCCCGTTTGAGCTCCATTTCTGCGAGACCTGCGTGTCCTGCAGCTTGGTAGAAATGCAGATGAATGGACTGCGAGTCTGCGACCGAAGATTGAGGCTCAGTGAACCTCTATGGAGGAGCATGGGGGTACTTATAGCAAATGGGGGTTTGATTGTCGTATAATTTTATTGTAGAAAGTACAGGCCGGTGTTGGCGTTCGGCTGGCATTAGCTATGCTGTCAATGTGAGTGGTCAACTGATTATCTGAACGCCAAGATACGATTTGGGAATATTTCTCTGAAGGTGGCGGGGTGACTGCAATCGGTTCTTCTGAGCtgcaggggaagttgccaAGGTATGAACTGcaattttgcatttgcataGATTTCCTGGGGTGTGATTTTACCATGGTGCTGAAGCACGTGTGTTTAACTCTTCGCTAACCATACGATTTATTACATTGCTCGTTCCGTGTGACAAACGATCAGATCGAATATATAGTTCCAAAAGTAGTACTACGATTAAGATTATTTGAAGATTACATCAAGTCAGACAAGCATAAAATTGTGGGGCACCGACAGAACGCATAATAGACGTGGAAACTGTGTTTTTCTCTTCATTTTATAAGACGTTGATTAAACAAAGCTATATAGTGTCGGCCGGCTAAAAACAGAATTACGGTCAACTTTGTGCTTAGAACACGCTATGATGACGAAACAATCGTGCTACCCTGCATATGCACAACGCACGAACTATTCTGTCCCCGGGCGGGCTACGAGCGCTCTCTACTCTCTGCAGACGTGCGCGCCGCAAGAATTCTCACAGCATTACTGGCCTGCCACCACCCGGTACGTGTTGCCGTGTCTCACAAACGCACACATATACGAAGTAGCAAGCCAGCTAGGCTATATACAATGCCGCATGGCGCATGTCTGTGTCACGGCGGATAATCAAAGGAAACCCCACTTAAACAAACGGagcaaatttcacaaaactacAGCTTTCAGGTACGTGCAAATTGTCACCAAGATCACACATTTTAGGACAGTTTGTCTCGAGTaatccaaaacaaaaattcaaGTCCGTTTGATAGGATTTCTTATGGGTGGACACCACTTATCAGGTGCCACATCGGTACAAAACCGACTCGACATGACCTGTTTCCTTTCGAGAGAATCGCACTTAAGTGCACCCATGTACGGGTTCGGGTATATATAGGTGTGGCAGCTACAATTTTTAGCAGATGTACCTATACATGTGAGCTCTACCTGTACCGAAACCCTGTGGAGCCGGTCGAGGTAGAGGGGCCGACCCAGTGTGTATGTGTATATAGAAATTGTACATATCTGTTTGCCCCACTAGAGTTGCTAGGCTCGTTGTTTGAAGTTTGTCTAGGCTTCTGAAATCTAGGGCCGACACTGAGAAACCCAAAATGTTCTGGCagttcctttttctcttcctAAAAAAACTCAAAACCAATTGAATTTGGGTAAAACTATGCACTTAAGGATTAATCAAGCGACTAAGGaaattttttagcaaaaaagCGACCATGGAATATATAGTAGATTTCGCTTGTATACAAATTCTTAGCCCAACCAGCAAATCAAACACATGGGCTCTCCTACTCGAGAAAACCATGGGCGGTCCAGCCCAATACGATCGCTGAAACCAGCTTAGCCCAGTGACATGGTATAGGGCAATCACGTGGTAAGAAGACTGTAAAAATATTTCCCTAAAAAAGAACTTTGTGGAAATGTGAGATAATGTGGAGACAACAGAGGATCAAGAATTCCGAAGATGGCCCCGAAAAAAGAAACGAAGCTGGTTTCTGGGTTTGTGCACCGCGGCAGATGGGTATCACGTCATATTTGCCACGGGAATCATAACGGGTGAACATCAGTTGGGCGAGATGCAGGGGCAGCCGTTTGATCTGCAGTGGCTTATACTGTATTTGCCATGTGGCCccacattttttctttcttttttttgccacTAGCATGGTGGCCGCTAGACCTCATGATTgttgttatatttttttttacgtgTACTGAtgacttttttattttacatcTCTTTTTATTCCCGGCCATATTGGTATATTCTTTCTGGTTGGGTTTATATGGCGCGCACCAAAATTTATAAGGGACTTTGGCAAAATATTACTTGATAATACGACGTTATTGCAACACAAAAGAGATATCGTTGTATTCGTATTGGAAAACTCAATCAATAGAAACGTTTATATACCTACATCTTTTTTATAATTATTCGTCAAAATTTGTCACAAAATTCAATGCAGGGCTTATAAATCCGGATGGAGTGAGTATAATTCACTGATATTGTATTTTGTCCATTACATGTCTATTCATCATATTTTTAATTCTAAAATCGAagacatgatttttttatacCTAAGGGCTTCCATGGCGTGCCAAAAACCAAATTTGCCATATAACTCCAATTTGGCATCGATGCAAAGTTTTAGTTTTCCTGCAGTGTAGAGGATGCCAAACTTACGCGTAGATTAGATCCACAAAAGAATGAATTAATTACTCATTTTCCTTATCCCTTCTTCTTTCCCAACCTCACTTTCCCATCAAATTCTCGTACCCCAAATCTACCAGCACCCCACTTCACCGCCTCCGCTCGCGGCCCTGCacctcctccgctcctccGCCACGCAGCCTCtgcaccacctccgcccctCCTGCGCACGccctgcaccgcctccgcTAGTGCCCCTACGCCGCACTCATCCAACAACGCCTCCGCCCCTCCGCGCGCACCCCTGCACGGGCTCCCCCTGTGCCTAGCGCCACTGTGGAGGCACTAAGGGATATAGTTTTGTACCTAAATTGTGAAATCTCTCCTGCGAGCCTCTCATTCCCCAAATCCCCTAGGCGGACAGGCCATAGCTGCCACGGTACTCACAACTTTGTATGTCGCTCCGTTGTTGCTTTGCTTGACGCCTCCCGCCACTATTTTATGCTGTTAGTTTGGACTCGGTGTTTCTTTTTAGAGGTTTAGCCGAACATAACATCAAACGAACGATTCATAGGACTCGTAGATCTCATATCTAACGGCTGGAAATAATTggggtgatgtggatcaacatGGAGGCTCCCCCGGTACCCCTAATATTGATTGCAGGACTCGCAGAT contains:
- the LOC100836917 gene encoding fasciclin-like arabinogalactan protein 7 — its product is MELKRAVLVSALLCLALSRGALSQRAPIITIETPAPAPAPRHVDLAELLSLAGPYGTFLDYLTKTDVIKTFQSQANDTEEQGGHGITVFAPQDSAFAAVDSAALSNLTADRLRSLMLHHAAPKYYPLSVFSALAASSTPVSMFAYSVNVTDKAGKTGVVSGWAAAKLVSSVYSTRPVAVYALDRVLLPKEIFPTAPEVAPVPVPAPAPVPGKAMDAAPGAGAKDNAGGKSSSSRVGTGRLLLGSLVLMVSGVLV
- the LOC100833547 gene encoding fasciclin-like arabinogalactan protein 7, whose amino-acid sequence is MNLAVSLLIATALSLSLPLAGAHRRVLADSPPAPPPQSFAHGSRRNLTYILAPGGRFQTFVMYLQQTGLVEVFEIQAHRTHHGITILVPTDRAFAAIEPSVLSGLKKHQVKSLMMYHALARHYALKEFDALSRVSPVTTFAGGLYTVNVTYDAGAIRVVSSWADAKVVRPVYEMPPMAVYEIDRVLLPDAIFHAQPAVEAIPPSPDGTTPPSDGDATKTPGGKAGGTLDAKSSACRALGRAASYVIAAALCAVAL